GCGGTTGAACTTAGTACCCTTCAGATATGAAAAAAGCCGTTGATAATCAACGGCTTTTTTCATTTTTAAAGTGGTGGAGGGATAGGGATTTGAACCCTAGAACCGCTATTAACGGTTGCCGGTTTTCAAGACCGGTGCTTTCGACCACTCAGCCATCCCTCCAGTGGCGTGAATAATATAAGGGGCAGAGGATCTTGTAAACCCTTAATTTTCATAATTTTGTTTTGTTGCTTGTTTTCTAGGGCGTGTTGATCTTTCGTGAGTGTTTTTTGAACAGCATGGTAAAGAGTTATAATTTGCTTCGCCAAAAGTAAAACCATAACCAATACCATGCCAAGAACAATGCTAACTGATATTCGCTGGGAACTGCTACTCCAAGTTATGAAAAGTACAGGTCGTATTTACGATAAAACTGAACATCGAATGACATTTGAAGGAATACTTTATCGAATGAGAACAGGTATTCCTTGGCGAGATCTACCCTCTGAGTTCGGAGAGTGGAGTACCGTTTACAGACGATTTAATCTTTGGTCAAAGAAAGGGATTTTAGATAAACTTTTCAAAAGCTTATCTAGCATGGCTGATTTTGAATGGGTCTTTCTTGATGGCTCTATAGTTCGAGCGCATCAGCATAGTACAGGTGCAGCTACTGAAAGCTCAGAGCAAATAGGAAAAAGTCGCGGGGGCAACTCAACCAAAATTCACTTAGCCGTAGATAGTGGTGGTCTGCCGATTTGCTTTGATTTATCAGAAGGACAACGCCACGATATAGTGCATGCCGAAAGCTTAGTTGAACAACTCGATGAAGTTAATACTATCGTTTGTGATAAAGGATATGACAGCGAACCTTTCCGTACTTTTGTTAAGGAACGTGGCGGAGAAACGGTAATTGCTAAACGCAATTACGGACAAGATATAGACAAAGACAGTATGGATTGGTGTCTATACAAGTATCGTCACTTGGTCGAAAATGCCTTTGGGAGAATTAAGCATTATCGAGCTATTTCAAGTAGATATGACAAGCTAGAAAGGAATTATGCCAGCATGTTATCGCTGGCATTCATGTTAATGTGGCTACCGATGTATTGTTGAACACAAAATGTACAGCAAAGATCAACACGCCCTAATCATTCACGGCAATAAAAAAGGGAAGCCATTGGCTTCCCTTTTCTTTTTGATGATCATTTAGTCATTTTTGGTATAGAACCGCTGTAACTCAGTAAGGCCTTGCATCAACACTGGCAAGCGAGGGCTTACGTCTTTCAGACGTTTGTAATTCTGATCGTACAATTTGTAGTTACCAAACTTATCTAACACCGTTGTTTGTTGGTCAGTAACAAGAGCAAGTTCACGTGAGTCTCCTGCGAGAATCCATTTTCTTCTACGCTCATCAAACAGGCTACGACCGCTACTGAAGTCTGTCGGGTTCGAAGATACACCTAATAGCTCTTGCATTAGCGTGACAGATACATCTAGGTGACTAGAACGGTGAGTATATTCAGATGCCGACTTACCTGGCCATTTGATGAACAGAGGCACTTGTAGTTGGTAACGACTGTAATTGGAGTTTGCACCCCAACTGTTGGTTTTCGTCTCGTTAAATTCAGTACCATGGTTAG
Above is a window of Vibrio atlanticus DNA encoding:
- a CDS encoding IS5 family transposase, which produces MPRTMLTDIRWELLLQVMKSTGRIYDKTEHRMTFEGILYRMRTGIPWRDLPSEFGEWSTVYRRFNLWSKKGILDKLFKSLSSMADFEWVFLDGSIVRAHQHSTGAATESSEQIGKSRGGNSTKIHLAVDSGGLPICFDLSEGQRHDIVHAESLVEQLDEVNTIVCDKGYDSEPFRTFVKERGGETVIAKRNYGQDIDKDSMDWCLYKYRHLVENAFGRIKHYRAISSRYDKLERNYASMLSLAFMLMWLPMYC